A part of Terriglobus roseus genomic DNA contains:
- a CDS encoding esterase, whose product MRPLSLFAAACFAVLPLAHAQTASSPASAQGMVPPPQIVSPDVATDGTVTFRVEAPNAKKVTVTVEGMAKAVDMQQNQNNGVWEASVGPLRPDYYGYTFAIDGKRTLDPRNAAIRPNLISPTTVVHIPGATPLPWEMQDIPHGEVTHLFYRSKLVTPSADDDGFRNIWVYTPPGYDPKRKEKYPVLYLNHGYSDDSNGWTQAGQANLIMDALLHDGKIKPMVVVMPLGYGTMSIVHAGWNRVGSMIFKNQQLFEDQLLHEVIPMAEARYNIAKDRNHRAIAGLSMGGGHSIYTGLNHPETFAYVGAFSSAVVSPAFETTGWRPTAEGADLDKGFAQIVPNAKTQQPLKLFWMSCGTEDSLMPANRAFGKWAKVNIKGDVQTRETPGMHTWMVWRDDLVDFTPLLFKDK is encoded by the coding sequence ATGCGACCCCTTAGCCTGTTCGCCGCCGCCTGCTTTGCTGTTCTACCTCTTGCTCACGCACAGACCGCTTCCTCTCCTGCCTCCGCGCAGGGCATGGTTCCTCCGCCGCAGATCGTCTCGCCTGACGTCGCGACTGACGGCACGGTAACCTTCCGCGTTGAAGCTCCCAATGCGAAGAAAGTCACGGTCACGGTAGAAGGCATGGCCAAAGCCGTGGACATGCAGCAGAACCAGAACAACGGCGTATGGGAAGCATCCGTTGGCCCGCTGCGCCCCGATTACTACGGCTACACCTTCGCCATTGATGGCAAGCGCACGCTCGACCCGCGCAACGCGGCCATCCGCCCGAACCTTATCAGCCCCACCACGGTCGTCCACATCCCCGGAGCCACGCCACTCCCGTGGGAGATGCAGGATATCCCGCACGGCGAAGTCACACACCTTTTCTACCGCTCAAAGCTCGTGACGCCCAGCGCCGATGACGACGGCTTCCGCAACATCTGGGTCTACACACCGCCGGGTTACGACCCCAAACGCAAAGAGAAGTACCCCGTCCTGTACCTGAACCATGGCTATTCCGACGACTCCAACGGATGGACGCAGGCGGGTCAGGCGAACCTCATCATGGATGCGCTGCTCCACGACGGCAAGATCAAGCCCATGGTCGTCGTCATGCCGCTGGGCTACGGCACCATGAGCATCGTCCACGCAGGCTGGAATCGCGTCGGCAGCATGATCTTCAAGAACCAGCAGCTCTTTGAAGACCAGCTTCTGCACGAAGTCATCCCCATGGCGGAAGCGCGTTACAACATCGCAAAGGATCGCAATCATCGCGCAATCGCAGGCCTTTCGATGGGCGGCGGCCACAGCATCTACACCGGCCTGAACCACCCGGAGACGTTTGCTTACGTAGGCGCATTCTCATCCGCGGTCGTCTCACCCGCGTTTGAAACGACTGGCTGGCGTCCCACGGCGGAAGGCGCGGATCTGGACAAGGGATTTGCGCAAATCGTGCCGAATGCAAAGACGCAGCAGCCGTTAAAACTCTTCTGGATGAGCTGCGGCACAGAAGACTCATTGATGCCCGCCAACCGCGCCTTCGGCAAGTGGGCCAAGGTAAACATCAAGGGCGACGTCCAAACCCGCGAAACCCCCGGCATGCACACCTGGATGGTCTGGCGCGACGATCTGGTGGACTTCACGCCCCTGCTGTTTAAGGACAAGTAG